The following DNA comes from Bacteroidota bacterium.
TAGTTAACAAATTCAAAAACATGAAAAAATGTATACTCATTTGTGATGATGATATTGACATATTAGAGGTTACAAAAATTGTTCTTCAAAAGAGCTTTAAAGTTGAAACACTTACGCATTGCAATGACATTTTCAAAAATTACGAGAAGTATAAGCCTGACCTTATACTAATGGATTTGTGGATACCTGATATGGGTGGAGAAGCAATTACAAGATTGTTAAAAAGCAGCAGTAAAACTAAAAAGACTCCGGTTATTATTTTTTCGGCAAACAACGACATAGAAAAAGTTTCTTTTAATGCTGGTGCAGATGGCTTTTTAAGAAAGCCTTTCGATATTAAAACCTTAAATCAGGCAATAAATGATTTTTTAACTATTTAAAAATCACTCCTTTTTTTGCGTGTAATTTTACCACAAGTACGGGAAAAAAAATACGCTCTTTTTCCCTAAATTCTTTTTCTTTTTTTTTCAAAACCTTGCCTCCACTTATAATAGAATAACTTGGAAGGGGAAATGCAATATTGGCAGGGTATTTTCTTTAATTAGGATTGTAGTTATTCACAATCTATGGTATTCCTTTTTCCATTATTATTAGATGCTTTTTACCCAAGTTATGGATCTAAAGTGGGAGGAAATAAAGAGCTCTATAAATGAAAAGATTAATTATTGTGGCAAATCGTTTGCCAGTTACTGTTAAATCAAATAAATCAGGAATAGAATATTCCCCCAGTGGAGGTGGGTTGGCCACTGGAATGGCTTCACTGCAAGGCAAATATGAAAAACATTGGTTAGGTTGGCCTGGCATGTATCCCAAAAACGATCAAATTCGGAAAGAAATCAACCAAAAACTCGAAAAAGACAACATTCACCCAGTTTTTCTTTCAGAAAAAGAAATCCTATTGTATTATGAAGGATTCAGCAATAAAACAATATGGCCTTTGTTTCATTACTTCACAGAATTTGCCGTTTATGATCAAAAGTTCTGGGAGGTTTACCAGAAAGTAAATTTGAAGTTTTTCAACAAAATAAAATCCATCATCGAACCCGATGACATTATATGGGTACAGGATTATCACCTCATGTTGCTTCCTGCATTGTTAAAAAAAGAGTTTCCCAATATTCGAATAGGTTTTTTTCTTCATATTCCTTTTCCTTCCTATGAATTATTTAGAACTCTTCCCTGGAGAGAAGAAATTCTGGATGGATTAATGAGTTCTGATCTAATAGGTTTTCATACCTATGAATATATGCGCCATTTTTTAGTTGCAGTTCATAATATAAAAAATCTGGAACCCAGGCTTGGAGAATTTTTTTACAAAAATCATCTTTCCTATGTTGATGCATTTCCAATGGGCATAGATTATATTAAATACAACAAAGCAGTTAAAAGTAAAAAGGTGCAGCAAAAAATCAAGTTGTTTAAAGAAAATTACGGCAGCAAAAAACTTATTTTATCGGTTGATCGTCTTGATTATTCAAAAGGAATACTGCAAAGATTAAAGGCTTTTGATGAATTACTTACTCAATATCCTCAATACAAGGAACAAATTTCATTGATGATTGTTGTAGTGCCTTCAAGATCTGAAGTTGATAAATACAGTACTTTAAAAGTTGAAATTGATGAAGCAGTAGGTTATATAAATGGAAAGTATGCCAGTATGGAATGGAATCCTGTTCATTATTTTTACCGCAACTTTCTATTTAATGAACTCATTGCCCTTTATCATATTTGTGATATTGCATTAATTACCCCTTTTAGGGACGGAATGAATTTAGTGGCCAAAGAATTCCTAGCCACGAAAACAGAAGGCCAGGGGGTACTGATTTTAAGTGAAATGGCAGGAGCGGCTATTGTTTTGAAAAATGCATTGATGATAAATCCAAACGATATTAATGATATAGTTAAGGCAATTGTTAAAGCTTTGAATATGCCTATAATAGAACAAAAGAAAAGACTTGATCAAATGCAAAAGCAACTTCAGGAAAACACTGTGCAAAAATGGGCAAGTTCTTATATCGAAGAATTGGAGCGAATTCATCGATATAAAAAGAGCATGGAAAGCAAAGAGTTCACTCAGGAAAAGCAAGCTTGTTTTATTAATGCCTTTAAAAAAGCTGGAAAAAAATTGCTTTTTTTAAATCATGACAACTCCATATTTCCATTTATTGATAATGCTGATTATGATTTTCTGGATAATGAATTTTTCAGATTAATTAAGGAACTCTCTGAACTGGAGGGACTCACAATAGTTGTTATGAGCAATATGAACCATGTAAACCTTAACAAATGGTATGGATTATTAAAAGTGGATATTATTGCAGAATACGGAACCTGGGTAAGAGAAAACAATCAATGGAACCAATCACAAATATTACGGGAGGAATGGAAGGAAGAAATTTATCCTGTATTAAATGAATTCATGATAAAAACTCCTGGTTCTTTTATTGAAGAAAAGCCCTATGCCCTTGCCTGGCACTTTCACTCCTCCGATACATTCTTGGCCGATATGCGGTTAAAGGACATGATTAATAGCCTTATTTATCCTTGCACAAAACATAAGTTAGAAATCATTGATGGAAATAAAAAGATAGAAATAAAGCCTGTGGGTGTAGATAAAAAATCGGTTACCAGACATTGGCTTAATAAACAAAACTGGGATTTAATTCTGGCAATAGGAAATGACAGAAATGACGAAGATGTTTTCGAAATATTGCCCGATGAGGCTTTTAGTTTAAGAGTTGGAATAATGAAAACAAATGCAAAATTCACCCTTAAAACTCCCGATGAAGTTATAACTTTTCTAAACAACTTGAAGAATAAGTCGAAAATGGATAAAAAGAAAAAGTCTTTTTTGGTTGGTTCTATAGATACGCCTTAAAAACATGTCTTTAGCTGATTATTTTCGTGATCTACTCAAGGATAATGATCCCCTAAACACAATTGGAGTTTGGCTGGGTGTATTAGTTCTTGCCTTAATATTCCATTTCATTTTATTTCGTGTTTTCAGATATATTGCAGATAAATACAATTCAAGGTTTTTCTTCATGATAACTGAGAAATTAAAAATCCCTGTGCTGCTATTATTTATGATCATTGCCACTAATTTGTTGGTTCCATTCCTTGGGTTTTTCTCTCCAATGGAGCGAATTATAAGGCAAACACTATCAATATTGGCAATTGCATTTGTAGCATGGCTTTTTATTTTATCAGTTTCTGTAATAAGGAAGTTTGCTTTACGAAAGTATAAAATTACGGAAAAGGATAATTTACGAGCAAGGGTAATAATTACCCAATTTAATATGATGGAGAAAATCCTTGAATTTATTATAATAATAATTGCCATTGGAATTGCTTTAATGACTTTTGAACAAATAAGGAAGATTGGAATGAGTTTGTTAGCCTCTGCTGGTATTGCTGGTCTAATTATTGGTTTTGCTGCTCAACGAATTATTGCAACCATGCTTGCAGGTTTTCAAATAGCCATTACACAACCAATCCGAATAGATGATGTTGTAATTGTAGAAGGTGAATGGGGATGGATTGAAGAGATTCATCTGACT
Coding sequences within:
- a CDS encoding response regulator, whose translation is MKKCILICDDDIDILEVTKIVLQKSFKVETLTHCNDIFKNYEKYKPDLILMDLWIPDMGGEAITRLLKSSSKTKKTPVIIFSANNDIEKVSFNAGADGFLRKPFDIKTLNQAINDFLTI
- a CDS encoding bifunctional alpha,alpha-trehalose-phosphate synthase (UDP-forming)/trehalose-phosphatase, which codes for MKRLIIVANRLPVTVKSNKSGIEYSPSGGGLATGMASLQGKYEKHWLGWPGMYPKNDQIRKEINQKLEKDNIHPVFLSEKEILLYYEGFSNKTIWPLFHYFTEFAVYDQKFWEVYQKVNLKFFNKIKSIIEPDDIIWVQDYHLMLLPALLKKEFPNIRIGFFLHIPFPSYELFRTLPWREEILDGLMSSDLIGFHTYEYMRHFLVAVHNIKNLEPRLGEFFYKNHLSYVDAFPMGIDYIKYNKAVKSKKVQQKIKLFKENYGSKKLILSVDRLDYSKGILQRLKAFDELLTQYPQYKEQISLMIVVVPSRSEVDKYSTLKVEIDEAVGYINGKYASMEWNPVHYFYRNFLFNELIALYHICDIALITPFRDGMNLVAKEFLATKTEGQGVLILSEMAGAAIVLKNALMINPNDINDIVKAIVKALNMPIIEQKKRLDQMQKQLQENTVQKWASSYIEELERIHRYKKSMESKEFTQEKQACFINAFKKAGKKLLFLNHDNSIFPFIDNADYDFLDNEFFRLIKELSELEGLTIVVMSNMNHVNLNKWYGLLKVDIIAEYGTWVRENNQWNQSQILREEWKEEIYPVLNEFMIKTPGSFIEEKPYALAWHFHSSDTFLADMRLKDMINSLIYPCTKHKLEIIDGNKKIEIKPVGVDKKSVTRHWLNKQNWDLILAIGNDRNDEDVFEILPDEAFSLRVGIMKTNAKFTLKTPDEVITFLNNLKNKSKMDKKKKSFLVGSIDTP
- a CDS encoding mechanosensitive ion channel; this translates as MSLADYFRDLLKDNDPLNTIGVWLGVLVLALIFHFILFRVFRYIADKYNSRFFFMITEKLKIPVLLLFMIIATNLLVPFLGFFSPMERIIRQTLSILAIAFVAWLFILSVSVIRKFALRKYKITEKDNLRARVIITQFNMMEKILEFIIIIIAIGIALMTFEQIRKIGMSLLASAGIAGLIIGFAAQRIIATMLAGFQIAITQPIRIDDVVIVEGEWGWIEEIHLTFVVIKIWDKRRLIVPTTYFIEKPFQNWTRTSASIMGTVFIHTDYNMPIDKLREELTLILQSTPLWDGQINVLQVTDAKEKTIELRALMSAVDSPSSWDLRVYVREKLVEYVQKNNPESFPRYRVEITNKSNVI